One Nocardia huaxiensis genomic window, TCATCGCTCATCGGCCGGCCTCCTGCTGCGGAGGTTCGTAAGTTGCGGAGTAGAGCTTGGGAGCAGTGAAATTCGGCGCCGGTGGCTCACCGAGCCCTTCGAAGCAGATGCGGAGTTTGCCTCCGACCGCGGTGCGTTCGGTGCCGGCGTCGTGGCAGGCGCCGATGATGGCGTCGGCGATTCCGGTGCGCATCCAGAGTTTCCGTAGTCCGCCTCCGTAGGGTTTGGTGCCGCCATCGGTCTGGATGATCAGCACGGGAACCATTTGCTGGGTGCCGTCGGGATTGAGTTTGGGTGCCTTGGAATAGAAGTCGAGGTCGGGTTCCTCCACGATGGCGACGATGTATCCGGCGACTGCGGTGCCGGGGGCAGTGTTGCGCCCGAAGGCGGCGCGGGTGCGGGGAGTGAACGCGTCGCGGAGCGTGCCGTCACTGGCCGGGCGGCTGGGTTTGGCGGTGGTGCTGGGGCCGGTCATGGTGCTGGTCCTCCTTGCGTGAGTCGTCCTGGTCCGAGCTGTGCTGCCGGGCGGCGTGCCGGTGGACCGCGGCGTCTTCGGTGGGGGTACGGGCGCGGGTTCGGAAATGTGGGGCACGCCATGCTCTTTGGCGAGTTCGTCGGCCTTGGCGTTGAACAGATCGGCTTCGGGGGTTCCGGCGACGCTGGTGGCGTGGGCGCGGAGTTTGGCGACCTTGGCGCGCGCCTGATCCGGGTTCATCGATCGATATCCCTGATCGGTAACGGCACAGGATGGTTGATAACCGGCACGGGGTGGTTTTGCGACTGGGCCGGTTCCGAGGCCCAGTCACGGTGA contains:
- a CDS encoding DUF2786 domain-containing protein gives rise to the protein MNPDQARAKVAKLRAHATSVAGTPEADLFNAKADELAKEHGVPHISEPAPVPPPKTPRSTGTPPGSTARTRTTHARRTSTMTGPSTTAKPSRPASDGTLRDAFTPRTRAAFGRNTAPGTAVAGYIVAIVEEPDLDFYSKAPKLNPDGTQQMVPVLIIQTDGGTKPYGGGLRKLWMRTGIADAIIGACHDAGTERTAVGGKLRICFEGLGEPPAPNFTAPKLYSATYEPPQQEAGR